The Camelina sativa cultivar DH55 chromosome 14, Cs, whole genome shotgun sequence genome includes a window with the following:
- the LOC104742249 gene encoding DUF21 domain-containing protein At1g47330, whose amino-acid sequence MASDLPCCGTTFWFYLVIIISLVAFAGLMAGLTLGLMSLGLVDLEVLIKSGRPQDRINAGKIFPVVKNQHLLLCTLLIGNSMAMEALPIFLDKIVPPWIAILLSVTLILVFGEIMPQAVCTRYGLKVGAIMAPFVRVLLVLFFPISYPISKVLDWMLGKGHGVLLRRAELKTFVTFHGNEAGKGGVLTNDETSIITGALELTEKTAKDAMTPISNAFSLDLDTNLNLETLNTIMSVGHSRVPVYFRNPTHIIGLILVKNLLAVDARKEVPLRKMSMRKIPRVSETMPLYDILNEFQKGHSHIAVVYKDLDEQEQSPETSENGIERRKNKKTKDELFKDSCRKPKAQFEVSEKEVFKIQTGDAKSSKSENGEEQQGKTSLLAAPAKKRHRGCSFCILDIENTPIPDFPTNEEVVGVITMEDVIEELLQEEILDETDEYVNIHNRIRVNMHASQENLPSVTSITQSSSGSSSPNRTSHLATPDSSPTTKLSDSSFTTKPSASSPTTKPSGSIPTTKPSDSSLS is encoded by the exons ATGGCGTCGGATCTTCCGTGCTGTGGAACCACGTTCTGGTTCTACCTCGTGATTATCATATCTCTTGTAGCGTTCGCTGGGTTGATGGCTGGTTTAACACTTGGTCTCATGTCTCTTGGTTTAGTCGACCTCGAAGTTCTCATCAAATCTGGTCGTCCTCAAGATCGAATCAACGCCG gtAAGATATTCCCAGTCGTGAAGAATCAGCATCTTTTGCTCTGTACTCTTTTGATCGGAAACTCTATGGCTATGGAG GCTCTGCCgatatttttggataaaattgtGCCTCCATGGATTGCTATTCTTCTATCAGTGACTCTTATACTCGTGTTTGGAGAG ATCATGCCACAAGCAGTTTGCACTCGATATGGACTCAAGGTTGGAGCGATAATGGCTCCTTTTGTCCGTGTTCTTCTTGTACTATTCTTCCCCATTTCATATCCAATCAGCAAG GTTCTTGATTGGATGTTGGGTAAGGGACATGGTGTTCTTTTACGTAGAGCTGAGTTGAAGACATTTGTGACTTTCCATGGAAATGAG GCTGGGAAAGGTGGAGTTCTAACAAACGATGAGACTTCTATCATCACAGGTGCACTTGAATTAACTGAAAAGACGGCAAAAGACGCAATGACTCCCATATCGAATGCTTTTTCCCTTGATCTTGATACCAATCTTAATTT GGAAACCTTGAATACAATAATGTCAGTTGGTCATAGCAGAGTTCCCGTTTACTTCAGAAACCCCACACATATAATTGGGCTCATTCTG GTTAAAAATCTCTTGGCAGTTGATGCTAGAAAAGAAGTTCCTCTTAGAAAAATGTCCATGAGAAAAATTCCGCG TGTCTCTGAGACAATGCCACTGTACGATATCCTAAACGAGTTCCAGAAGGGTCACAGTCACATAGCAGTTGTCTACAAGGATCTTGACGAGCAGGAGCAATCTCCCGAAACAAGCGAAAATGGTATTGAGCGcagaaagaacaagaaaacaaaagatgaactttTCAAGGACAGTTGTAGGAAACCAAAAGCTCAGTTTGAGGTATCAGAGAAGGAAG tattcaaaattcaaactgGAGATGCAAAATCCAGCAAGAGCGAGAACGGTGAAGAGCAGCAGGGGAAAACGAGTTTATTGGCTGCTCCAGCTAAGAAGCGACATAGAGGCTGTTCGTTCTGCATTTTGGATATTGAGAATACCCCCATACCTGATTTCCCTACCAATGAAGAAGTTGTAGGAGTTATAACCATGGAGGACGTTATCGAAGAGCTTCTTCAG GAAGAGATCCTTGACGAAACTGATGAATATGTGAACATCCACAATAGGATCAGAGTCAACATGCATGCTTCTCAGGAGAATTTACCAAGCGTAACCTCAATCACGCAATCGTCATCCGGCTCTAGTAGTCCCAACCGAACATCCCATTTGGCCACACCAGATTCGAGTCCTACAACAAAGCTTTCAGATTCAAGTTTTACAACAAAGCCTTCAGCTTCAAGTCCTACAACAAAGCCTTCAGGTTCGATTCCTACAACAAAGCCTTCAGATTCAAGTCTTTCTTAA
- the LOC104742251 gene encoding probable protein phosphatase 2C 12: protein MSTKGEHHTVPLSVLLKRESANEKIDNPELIHGQANQSKKGEDFTLVKTECQRVMGDGVTTFSVYGLFDGHNGSAAAIYTKENLLNNVLAAIPSDLNRDEWVAALPRALVAGFVKTDKDFQERARTSGTTVTFVIVEGWVVSVASVGDSRCILEPAEGGVYHLSADHRLEINEEERDRVTASGGEVGRLNTGGGTEIGPLRCWPGGLCLSRSIGDLDVGEYIVPVPYVKQVKLSSAGGRLIISSDGVWDAISAEEALDCCRGLPPESSAEHIVKEAVGKKGLRDDTTCIVVDILPLEKPAASVPPPKKQGKGMLKSMFKRKTSDSSSNIEKEYAEPDEVEELFEEGSAMLSERLDTKYPLCNMFKLFMCAVCQVEVKPGEGVSIHAGSDNCRKLRPWDGPFLCASCQDKKDAMEGKRSSGDRHSSESD, encoded by the exons ATGTCAACGAAGGGAGAACATCATACAGTTCCGCTTTCTGTATTGCTAAAGCGTGAATCAGCTAACGAAAAGATAGACAATCCTGAACTTATACACGGCCAGGCTAACCAAAGCAAGAAAGGAGAGGATTTTACACTTGTTAAGACAGAGTGTCAACGGGTCATGGGAGATGGCGTTACTACCTTCTCAGTTTATGGG CTTTTTGATGGACACAATGGTTCTGCAGCAGCTATCTACACTAAGGAGAACCTTCTGAACAATGTTTTAGCTGCAATACCCTCTGATCTTAACAGAGATGAGTGGGTTGCGGCACTTCCTAGGGCTTTGGTTGCAGGATTTGTGAAAACTGATAAAGATTTCCAGGAAAGAG CAAGGACGTCTGGAACGACAGTAACTTTTGTCATAGTAGAAGGATGGGTGGTGAGTGTTGCATCTGTTGGTGACTCTCGTTGCATACTTGAGCCTGCTGAGGGTGGTGTATATCATTTGTCTGCTGATCATCGTCTTGAAATAAACGAAGAAGA GCGAGATCGAGTCACTGCAAGTGGTGGTGAAGTTGGTCGGTTAAATACTGGTGGTGGTACTGAG ATTGGTCCTCTTAGATGTTGGCCTGGTGGTCTGTGTCTCTCAAGATCCATTGGAGATCTGGATGTTGGCGAATACATTGTTCCAGTTCCTTATGTCAAGCAAGTCAAG TTGTCTTCAGCTGGTGGTCGACTTATAATCTCAAGTGATGGTGTGTGGGATGCAATATCTGCAGAAGAGGCTCTTGATTGTTGCCGGGGTTTGCCACCTGAATCTTCCGCAGAGCATATTGTTAAA GAAGCTGTGGGGAAAAAAGGTCTTCGCGATGATACAACCTGTATTGTTGTTGATATATTGCCACTAGAAAAACCGGCTGCTTCGGTTCCACCTCCGAAAAAGCAAGGGAAAGGAATGCTAAAGTCCatgttcaaaagaaaaacatctgACTCCTCTTCTAATATTGAGAAAGAGTACGCAGAAcctgatgaagttgaagaactGTTTGAAGAGGGCTCTGCCATGCTTTCAGAAAG ATTAGATACAAAGTACCCGCTTTGCAATATGTTTAAGTTGTTCATGTGTGCTGTGTGTCAAGTAGAAGTGAAACCTGGAGAAGGTGTCTCAATCCATGCAGGATCGGATAATTGCCGTAAGCTTCGTCCGTGGGATGGTCCATTCCTATGCGCAAGTTGCCAAGATAAGAAAGACGCAATGGAAGGAAAAAGATCATCGGGAG ATAGACATAGTAGTGAGAGCGACTAG